A stretch of the uncultured Cohaesibacter sp. genome encodes the following:
- a CDS encoding FtsX-like permease family protein: MILSSMRRQLNLIDFTLAAMRRRIGRNVILFAVYVLVTFLLASVMFFSHAIRREASLMLADAPEIIIQRLVMGRHDMVPLSYLDKLGRIRGVRSAEGRLWGYFYDRGTKANYTLMVPGKDATGLKLEKGQTILGEGVARLRHAQKGRILALSSPTGKPLVLRIKDILTSDSALVSSDLVLVSEADFRNFFNLPQDVYTDLVLKVRNEREVPTIVGKVSYRLPDARIVTRDDILRTYEAIFSWREGLLLALLGTSIIAFTIFVFDKASGLSGEEKREIGILKAIGWDTSDILAMKFWEGAVVSGLSFLVGTVAAYIHVFVLDAQMLKPVLQGWGILYPDFALPPAIDGLQLATLGFFTIVPFTIATIVPIWRVAITDPEQVMR, translated from the coding sequence ATGATCCTCTCGTCAATGCGGCGACAATTGAACCTGATCGACTTCACGCTCGCCGCCATGCGTCGCCGCATTGGGCGCAATGTGATTCTCTTTGCCGTTTATGTGCTCGTCACGTTTCTGCTGGCATCTGTCATGTTCTTCTCTCATGCAATCAGGCGTGAAGCATCCTTGATGCTGGCAGATGCACCGGAGATCATCATCCAGCGGCTCGTTATGGGCCGTCACGACATGGTGCCGCTCTCCTATCTCGACAAACTCGGTAGAATCCGGGGCGTGCGGTCCGCCGAAGGTCGCCTCTGGGGCTATTTTTATGACCGCGGCACCAAGGCCAACTATACCCTGATGGTGCCGGGCAAAGACGCAACAGGTTTAAAACTGGAAAAGGGCCAGACCATCCTCGGCGAAGGCGTTGCTCGCCTGCGCCATGCCCAGAAGGGCCGCATTTTGGCGCTCAGCTCGCCAACCGGCAAACCTCTCGTGCTGCGGATCAAGGACATCCTGACCAGCGATTCCGCGTTGGTAAGCTCGGATCTGGTGCTGGTCAGCGAAGCGGACTTCCGCAACTTTTTCAATCTGCCGCAAGATGTCTATACCGATCTGGTTCTGAAAGTCCGCAACGAACGGGAGGTTCCGACCATTGTTGGAAAGGTCTCCTACCGCCTGCCCGATGCTCGGATCGTCACCCGAGACGACATTCTGCGCACCTATGAGGCCATTTTCTCATGGCGTGAAGGCCTGTTATTGGCCCTGCTTGGCACTTCCATCATTGCCTTCACCATTTTCGTCTTCGACAAGGCCTCCGGTCTGTCAGGCGAAGAAAAACGCGAAATCGGGATCCTTAAAGCCATTGGTTGGGATACCAGTGATATTCTGGCAATGAAATTCTGGGAAGGCGCAGTGGTCTCCGGTCTGTCTTTTCTGGTGGGCACCGTGGCGGCCTACATCCATGTCTTCGTGCTGGATGCCCAAATGCTCAAACCGGTTTTGCAGGGATGGGGTATCCTCTATCCTGATTTTGCCCTCCCCCCCGCCATTGATGGCCTGCAATTGGCGACCCTTGGCTTCTTCACCATTGTGCCTTTCACCATTGCCACCATCGTGCCCATCTGGCGCGTCGCGATAACCGACCCGGAACAGGTGATGCGATGA
- a CDS encoding nitrous oxide reductase accessory protein NosL — MCTKPKLTRRGLLGAGLAFPLMASCKMAIASDTLSTPFGVPMPHDRDACPVCGMFPARYPDWIATVLYKDGHADHFDGAKDMFKYLLDMEKYASGRKAADIERLAVTDYYATKRIDARTALYVIGSDILGPMGHELIPHPDQYDADEFLKDHQGKRLMAFEEVTMAILLGLDKGEFILT; from the coding sequence ATGTGCACCAAACCCAAACTGACCAGACGCGGCTTGCTTGGCGCCGGGCTGGCTTTTCCCTTGATGGCAAGCTGCAAGATGGCAATCGCCTCGGACACGCTTTCCACGCCCTTTGGCGTCCCCATGCCCCATGATCGTGATGCCTGTCCTGTTTGCGGCATGTTTCCCGCACGTTATCCGGACTGGATTGCCACCGTGCTCTATAAAGATGGCCACGCCGATCACTTCGACGGTGCCAAAGACATGTTCAAATATCTGCTCGACATGGAAAAATATGCGTCAGGCCGCAAGGCAGCGGACATAGAGCGTCTGGCTGTCACAGACTATTACGCGACCAAGCGGATTGACGCCCGCACAGCACTCTATGTCATTGGCTCGGACATTCTAGGTCCAATGGGTCATGAACTCATCCCCCATCCAGACCAGTATGATGCAGACGAATTCCTCAAGGATCACCAGGGCAAACGCCTTATGGCCTTTGAGGAGGTGACAATGGCGATTCTGCTCGGTCTCGACAAGGGGGAGTTTATCCTCACATGA
- a CDS encoding nitrous oxide reductase accessory protein NosL: protein MDRRTLLTSATLAPVALALSSLAASAKMVPPWEWTNKNGVTGNMKKDANPTDKEFEKYPRCPYCGMVRKQWSHSRHLIQYDDDSTEGTCSIHCASLSLGLNMDRAPKNIWVGDAGSDAEIKPLIKVEDAHYAIDPSKPGTMSATRKWAYADAAKAASVGAERAVPFEEALETAYADMAKNTLMIRKRRAEKRAHMAKKMKSMKGKDN from the coding sequence ATGGACCGTCGTACCCTTTTGACCTCAGCCACGCTTGCGCCTGTCGCTCTGGCCCTGTCGTCCCTTGCCGCCTCTGCCAAAATGGTCCCCCCCTGGGAATGGACGAACAAAAATGGCGTCACAGGCAATATGAAAAAAGACGCCAATCCAACCGACAAGGAATTTGAAAAATATCCGCGCTGCCCCTATTGCGGCATGGTACGCAAGCAATGGAGCCATTCGCGCCATCTCATTCAATATGACGATGACTCAACCGAAGGCACCTGTTCCATCCATTGTGCATCCCTGTCGCTGGGCCTGAATATGGACCGCGCGCCCAAAAATATCTGGGTGGGTGACGCTGGCTCGGACGCAGAAATCAAGCCGCTGATCAAGGTCGAAGACGCCCATTACGCAATTGACCCAAGCAAGCCCGGCACCATGTCGGCGACGCGCAAATGGGCCTATGCTGATGCGGCCAAAGCGGCTTCTGTCGGTGCAGAGCGCGCGGTCCCCTTCGAAGAAGCGCTGGAGACCGCTTATGCAGATATGGCGAAAAACACGCTGATGATCCGCAAACGTCGGGCAGAAAAGCGCGCCCACATGGCCAAGAAAATGAAATCGATGAAAGGCAAGGACAACTAA
- a CDS encoding cytochrome c produces the protein MTSKFSFLALLTAACLSQPAFADGGKELYEENCAACHGGKERGDDRVAPPMFAVQGHYLSAYPDKDAFVKAIAAWAKEPDEARARMPGAIRRFDLMPAIEISQEDALKIAGYIYDGQFDRPGW, from the coding sequence ATGACCAGCAAATTCAGTTTTTTGGCGCTGTTAACCGCCGCCTGTCTTTCGCAACCAGCCTTTGCGGATGGCGGAAAAGAGCTTTATGAAGAAAATTGCGCCGCCTGCCATGGAGGCAAAGAAAGAGGCGATGACCGCGTAGCACCGCCAATGTTCGCGGTTCAGGGACACTATTTGTCTGCCTACCCGGACAAGGACGCGTTCGTTAAAGCGATTGCTGCGTGGGCCAAAGAGCCCGATGAAGCCCGTGCGCGCATGCCCGGTGCCATCCGTCGGTTCGATCTTATGCCAGCGATCGAGATTTCCCAGGAAGACGCATTAAAAATTGCAGGCTACATTTATGATGGCCAATTTGACCGTCCGGGGTGGTAG
- a CDS encoding efflux RND transporter permease subunit gives MIRYFAKHPTAANLLMVAILLVGVLSLPKLQRDTFPIIDPTQVEVRVTYPGATALDVEEAVCLRVEEALGIIPDKLELTCEARENLAIAVVTMIEGRDFDTFYNDIKSEIEAITGFPANVERPAVTKMERTATISTIAITGIEEPGRLFAYADKVLSRVMRNKQIAQATMKGFSDPLIDIRVSEAALRNLGMSITDVSNAIKLQSVDLPSGTLETKSGDLVLRYADQRRKPRELAEIVVKSSANGGLVRLKDIASVARTFEFAEDKVTFNGQRAALIEIAKTPNQDTLKVKALIDTLLENERAMAPPGVSLNISQDVSPNIVDRLRILTENGIQGLVLVFLVMWIFFSLRYSFWVAMGLPVSFLGAIFAMHGLGYTLNTMTMVGLIVSTGLLMDDAIVISENIGARLNKGEDELEAAVNGTLQVMPSVISSFLTTILIVGPLALMAGKIGAVLKVLPVILVITLAISLIEAFLILPSHLYHSLKKQGDRKPSRFHAALDRGFEGFRNGVFGRMIDWAISWRYLTTGLIIAMLILSFGAFTSGMLKFRSFPKLESDTIQARILLPQGTPLAETEEAVQQVVAALKKVNEKFKPMQTEQRDLVNNILVYYGVNADSHEKGSHQATISADLIRAQKRKGSLQQMLSSWRKFTGPVPGSLAMKFTDKERGVAGNAIDLRLRGGNLEQIKKAGDELKAFLYGYDGVVDVLDDLRPGKPEYVVKLRDDAGSLGLTGKSVAEELRSIVQGNTGLEIQTGRYGVDVRVRLADGAIDSRGGINTIYVTAADGSKIPLSTVADVTESRGYARINRVDGMRTVSVVGAIKPNIVNARELMMEVKTKFAPAMKKKYPGVSLAFNGQGKEAAKTGGSLLTNFYIGLAFVYILLSFQFRSYVLPIIVLAAIPLGAIGMVIGHLAMGLNISIPSLVGLATLSGVVVNNSILLVSFIHGEMEVGQDPMNAAKQAAKARFRAVVMTSLTTIAGLLPLLAETSTQAQFLIPLVNSLAFGLLTATVLSLFLVPSLFAILTDFGYGKRKNG, from the coding sequence ATGATCCGCTATTTTGCCAAGCATCCCACAGCAGCCAACCTGCTGATGGTTGCCATTCTGCTTGTCGGCGTGCTGTCGCTGCCCAAGCTGCAACGCGATACCTTCCCCATTATTGATCCTACTCAGGTGGAAGTGCGCGTCACCTACCCGGGCGCAACAGCGCTTGATGTGGAGGAAGCGGTCTGTCTGCGCGTCGAGGAAGCTCTTGGGATCATCCCCGACAAGCTGGAACTGACCTGTGAGGCGCGGGAAAATCTGGCCATCGCCGTTGTCACGATGATCGAAGGACGGGACTTTGACACATTCTACAACGACATAAAGAGCGAAATCGAAGCCATTACCGGCTTCCCGGCCAATGTGGAGCGACCTGCCGTCACCAAGATGGAGCGGACTGCTACCATCTCCACCATCGCCATCACGGGCATTGAAGAGCCGGGCCGACTGTTCGCTTATGCGGACAAGGTGTTGTCGCGGGTGATGCGCAACAAGCAAATTGCCCAAGCCACCATGAAAGGCTTCTCCGATCCCCTGATCGATATTCGGGTGTCTGAAGCGGCGCTTCGGAATCTGGGCATGAGCATCACGGATGTTTCAAATGCCATCAAGCTTCAGAGTGTGGATTTGCCATCAGGCACATTGGAGACCAAAAGCGGGGATCTGGTGTTGCGCTATGCAGACCAGCGCAGAAAACCGCGCGAACTTGCAGAGATTGTCGTCAAAAGCTCGGCTAATGGTGGCCTGGTGCGGCTCAAGGATATTGCGAGCGTTGCCCGCACCTTCGAATTTGCCGAAGACAAGGTGACTTTTAATGGCCAACGCGCCGCCCTGATCGAGATTGCCAAGACGCCCAACCAAGACACGCTGAAGGTCAAGGCGCTGATTGACACTCTTCTTGAAAATGAGCGTGCCATGGCTCCTCCGGGTGTCAGCCTCAATATCTCGCAGGATGTTTCTCCCAATATTGTCGATCGACTGCGCATTCTGACCGAGAATGGCATTCAGGGGCTGGTTCTTGTCTTCCTTGTGATGTGGATCTTCTTTTCCCTGCGTTACAGTTTCTGGGTGGCGATGGGGCTGCCGGTTTCCTTTCTTGGTGCCATTTTTGCCATGCATGGATTGGGATATACCCTGAACACCATGACCATGGTCGGGTTGATCGTGTCCACCGGTTTGCTGATGGATGACGCCATCGTCATTTCGGAGAATATCGGTGCACGCCTCAACAAGGGGGAAGACGAACTGGAAGCGGCTGTCAATGGCACCTTGCAGGTTATGCCAAGCGTCATTTCGTCTTTCCTGACGACAATTTTGATCGTTGGTCCGCTGGCATTGATGGCTGGCAAGATCGGGGCGGTGCTGAAGGTTTTGCCGGTCATTTTGGTCATAACGCTGGCTATCAGCCTGATCGAGGCCTTTTTGATCCTGCCGTCCCATCTGTATCACTCCTTGAAGAAACAGGGCGACAGAAAACCGTCGCGGTTCCATGCGGCCCTTGACCGGGGCTTTGAGGGATTTCGCAATGGGGTTTTTGGCCGCATGATCGATTGGGCCATTTCATGGCGCTACCTGACCACGGGCCTGATCATTGCGATGCTCATTCTTTCCTTTGGGGCCTTTACCAGCGGCATGCTGAAATTCCGCTCCTTCCCGAAGCTGGAAAGCGACACCATTCAGGCGCGTATCCTGTTGCCTCAGGGCACCCCCCTTGCCGAGACCGAAGAGGCCGTGCAACAGGTTGTTGCTGCCCTCAAGAAGGTCAATGAGAAATTCAAACCCATGCAGACCGAGCAGCGCGATCTGGTCAATAATATTCTGGTTTATTATGGGGTGAATGCCGACTCCCACGAGAAGGGGTCGCATCAGGCGACTATCAGCGCTGACCTGATCCGGGCACAGAAGCGAAAAGGGTCTTTGCAGCAAATGCTTTCGAGTTGGCGCAAATTCACCGGACCTGTGCCGGGCAGCCTTGCCATGAAGTTCACCGACAAGGAGCGGGGTGTTGCGGGCAATGCCATCGACCTGCGTTTGCGTGGCGGCAATCTGGAGCAGATCAAGAAAGCGGGTGATGAACTCAAGGCCTTCCTCTATGGCTATGACGGGGTTGTCGATGTGCTGGATGATCTGCGGCCCGGCAAGCCAGAATATGTGGTCAAATTGCGCGATGATGCGGGCAGCCTGGGCTTGACTGGTAAGAGCGTGGCAGAAGAACTGCGTTCCATTGTACAGGGCAATACCGGCCTTGAAATCCAGACCGGTCGCTATGGGGTCGATGTGCGTGTGCGGCTGGCTGATGGTGCCATTGACAGCCGTGGTGGCATCAACACGATTTATGTGACCGCTGCAGACGGATCCAAAATTCCGCTCTCCACGGTGGCCGATGTGACCGAAAGCCGAGGCTATGCCCGGATCAATCGCGTGGATGGCATGCGGACCGTCTCGGTGGTCGGGGCCATTAAGCCCAATATTGTCAATGCGCGTGAATTGATGATGGAGGTGAAGACCAAGTTCGCGCCCGCGATGAAGAAAAAATATCCCGGCGTGTCCCTGGCCTTTAACGGGCAAGGCAAAGAAGCCGCGAAGACGGGCGGATCCTTGCTGACCAATTTCTATATCGGTCTTGCCTTTGTCTACATTCTGCTTAGTTTCCAGTTCCGCAGCTATGTCTTGCCGATCATTGTGCTGGCCGCCATTCCGCTTGGTGCGATTGGCATGGTCATCGGGCATTTGGCGATGGGGCTTAATATCTCCATTCCAAGTCTGGTTGGCCTTGCCACTTTGTCAGGGGTCGTCGTCAACAACTCCATCCTTCTGGTTTCCTTCATTCATGGAGAAATGGAGGTCGGGCAGGACCCGATGAATGCTGCCAAGCAAGCTGCCAAAGCCCGGTTCAGGGCGGTTGTGATGACGTCTCTGACGACGATTGCGGGTTTGTTGCCATTGCTGGCTGAAACCAGCACGCAGGCGCAGTTCCTGATCCCGCTGGTCAATAGTCTTGCTTTTGGACTGCTGACGGCTACCGTCCTGTCCCTGTTCCTCGTGCCAAGCCTGTTCGCCATTTTGACCGACTTTGGCTATGGCAAAAGGAAAAATGGATGA
- a CDS encoding sugar phosphate isomerase/epimerase family protein produces the protein MKLGLGSYAFRWSIGIKDRVPAKPMTAFDVLEAAHGYGLGVVQYADNMPLDRLTEADHHRLYEMAQEIGIALELGTQSFHAEEIERYLVIAKRLDARIMRVALDAADAQMPVPQLVEQMRPLLETARDAGIRIAIENHFNFPSPRMVEVLETVKDDTLGVCLDVANSICAGEWPEETITLLAPYTINFHLKDYVIIPDDYGVGFTIRGVPLGQGRAPIPWILDQLTHCDPDMSVLLEHWLPYDMASEETQWLDQTVAEAKKVVRGR, from the coding sequence ATGAAACTTGGACTTGGAAGTTATGCCTTCCGTTGGTCGATCGGGATCAAGGATCGTGTTCCGGCTAAACCAATGACTGCCTTTGATGTGCTGGAAGCCGCGCATGGTTATGGCTTGGGTGTCGTGCAATATGCCGACAATATGCCCCTTGATCGTTTGACTGAAGCGGATCACCATCGCCTGTATGAGATGGCTCAGGAAATCGGGATCGCCCTTGAACTGGGAACGCAGAGCTTCCACGCCGAAGAGATTGAGCGATATTTGGTCATTGCCAAGCGCCTTGACGCGCGCATCATGCGGGTGGCGCTGGATGCTGCCGATGCTCAGATGCCGGTGCCTCAGTTGGTCGAGCAAATGCGCCCGTTGTTGGAGACGGCGCGGGATGCGGGCATCCGGATCGCGATTGAAAACCACTTCAATTTCCCGTCGCCCCGAATGGTGGAGGTTCTGGAAACCGTCAAGGATGACACCCTCGGTGTCTGTCTCGATGTGGCCAATTCCATTTGCGCAGGAGAGTGGCCTGAAGAAACGATCACCCTGCTCGCGCCCTACACGATCAATTTCCACCTCAAGGATTATGTGATCATTCCCGATGACTATGGCGTTGGTTTTACCATCAGGGGCGTGCCTCTGGGGCAGGGTCGTGCGCCGATCCCCTGGATCCTTGATCAGTTGACCCATTGCGATCCCGACATGAGTGTCCTTCTGGAGCATTGGCTGCCCTACGACATGGCGAGCGAGGAAACGCAATGGCTTGATCAGACCGTTGCTGAGGCGAAGAAAGTTGTAAGAGGACGATAA
- the dhaL gene encoding dihydroxyacetone kinase subunit DhaL, with amino-acid sequence MSDIKTKKLINEPEGIIAEAIEGMVLAHPDMLRVEGATGRAVVAVNGPRDGKVGIITGGGSGHEPMFAGYVGRGLADAAAVGNVFASPSPEHIMDAARAVDGGAGVLFLYGNYTGDVLNFDMAVEECIENGIPARSIAVNDDVASAPPERAEERRGVAGDFFVFKVAGAAAEEGRSLNDCEAAARHALANTRSMGVALTACSLPQTGKPNFEIGHDEMEVGMGVHGEPGMRRGPLKKADDVTDELLDTILEDMKLEKGDTVSVLVNGLGATGQLELYILHRRVAKRLEAMGVSIFKSWVGEYATSLEMAGASISLMKMDGDLKKLLAAPCQTPCLTISGVLAPRGIHTRRSVGPISNSNAIDRSKLIAEGAVTPDIFRKAMLSVADAIAENRDWLSELDGVIGDGDHGVTMDIGWAAVRAKLSDGGDDTITELSNQMAKAFLDAVGASTGPLYASAFKAAGAKVEDRLNLDAEAMVAWIDGICSGILSRGGASCGDKTMIDAWVPAVAHAKGALEGGADLLACLDAACEGALQGRDHTATIESNRGRSKKLGARSIGHMDPGAASAHLILVAMTRSMRSAL; translated from the coding sequence ATGAGTGACATCAAGACCAAGAAACTCATTAACGAACCCGAAGGGATCATTGCCGAAGCGATTGAAGGTATGGTGCTTGCCCATCCGGATATGTTGCGCGTTGAAGGGGCCACAGGCCGTGCGGTGGTCGCCGTCAATGGCCCGCGCGATGGCAAGGTCGGCATCATCACCGGCGGCGGGTCGGGTCATGAGCCGATGTTTGCGGGCTATGTTGGTCGTGGGCTGGCAGATGCCGCAGCTGTTGGCAATGTCTTTGCATCTCCAAGTCCGGAGCATATCATGGACGCCGCCCGCGCTGTCGATGGCGGCGCTGGTGTCTTGTTCCTTTATGGCAACTATACCGGCGATGTTCTGAATTTTGACATGGCCGTGGAAGAATGCATCGAGAATGGTATTCCCGCCCGTTCCATTGCGGTGAATGATGATGTGGCAAGCGCTCCGCCTGAGCGGGCTGAAGAGCGTCGCGGCGTGGCTGGTGATTTCTTTGTCTTCAAGGTTGCCGGAGCCGCCGCTGAAGAGGGGCGCAGTCTCAATGATTGCGAAGCCGCCGCGCGGCATGCCCTTGCCAATACCCGCTCGATGGGGGTAGCGCTCACTGCCTGTTCTTTGCCACAAACCGGCAAGCCCAATTTCGAAATTGGCCATGATGAAATGGAAGTCGGCATGGGCGTCCATGGCGAGCCCGGTATGCGGCGGGGTCCGTTGAAAAAGGCAGACGATGTTACTGACGAACTGCTGGACACCATTCTTGAAGACATGAAGCTGGAGAAAGGAGACACTGTTTCCGTTCTGGTCAACGGGCTTGGAGCCACTGGCCAGCTTGAGCTTTATATTCTACATCGCCGCGTGGCCAAACGGCTTGAGGCGATGGGTGTTTCCATCTTCAAAAGCTGGGTCGGGGAATATGCCACCTCACTTGAGATGGCCGGAGCGTCGATCTCGTTGATGAAAATGGATGGCGATCTTAAAAAGCTGCTCGCCGCGCCATGCCAGACCCCTTGTCTGACCATTTCCGGTGTATTGGCACCGCGTGGCATTCACACACGCCGATCTGTGGGCCCCATTTCGAATTCCAATGCGATTGATCGATCAAAACTGATCGCCGAGGGCGCGGTGACGCCGGACATCTTCCGCAAGGCCATGCTGTCTGTCGCTGACGCAATTGCTGAGAATCGCGACTGGCTGTCGGAACTTGATGGCGTGATTGGGGATGGTGACCATGGCGTGACCATGGATATCGGCTGGGCGGCGGTCCGGGCTAAGCTTTCTGATGGGGGCGATGACACAATCACCGAGCTATCAAACCAAATGGCGAAGGCCTTTCTTGATGCGGTGGGTGCTTCCACCGGGCCGCTCTATGCGAGCGCCTTCAAGGCTGCCGGGGCAAAGGTCGAGGATCGTCTCAATCTTGATGCGGAGGCCATGGTCGCATGGATCGATGGCATCTGCTCGGGTATCCTGTCACGGGGTGGTGCCAGTTGCGGCGACAAGACAATGATCGACGCCTGGGTTCCTGCCGTGGCGCATGCGAAAGGGGCGCTTGAGGGCGGGGCGGATCTTCTGGCTTGCCTTGATGCAGCCTGCGAGGGCGCTTTGCAGGGGCGGGACCATACTGCCACGATCGAGAGCAATCGCGGGCGGTCGAAAAAGCTCGGCGCGCGGTCGATCGGGCATATGGATCCGGGTGCGGCATCGGCGCACCTCATATTGGTTGCCATGACCCGATCCATGCGGTCAGCGCTCTGA
- a CDS encoding LysR family transcriptional regulator codes for MRKLPSLKALQAFDAAARLGSFSAAAEEMSVSPSAVSHQIRSLEGELGVLLFERINRTIVLTDLGKAFAERVARGFSELEAASVAIGRTTRFDILTIHCAPSLAKQWLMPRLKHFCEAHPDFDVRLNATPNPANLLAIEADFDIRFGHVPSQPGVRRIAFPPETMLVLCAPQLLQGDSAIRAPIDMAHQALIHSELNLFKWYDWFKAEGLSDLYEEKGLRFDHSYMSIDAAIDGQGAILESYLHVQTELERNQLVAPFGLAGYAIQGHSLNFVQSRTRLPKVQAFKSWILTELGIDDEDK; via the coding sequence ATGAGAAAGCTTCCCTCTCTCAAAGCGCTTCAGGCATTCGATGCCGCAGCAAGGCTCGGCTCCTTCTCTGCGGCGGCAGAGGAAATGAGCGTCTCTCCCTCGGCGGTGAGCCATCAAATCCGTTCGCTGGAAGGAGAATTGGGTGTTCTTCTGTTTGAGCGTATCAACCGCACGATTGTTCTCACTGATCTTGGCAAGGCTTTTGCGGAAAGGGTGGCACGGGGTTTCAGTGAACTTGAAGCGGCCTCGGTAGCGATCGGGCGCACGACCCGGTTTGACATTCTGACGATCCACTGTGCACCTAGTCTTGCCAAGCAATGGCTCATGCCACGCCTCAAGCATTTCTGCGAAGCCCATCCCGATTTCGATGTTCGGCTCAACGCCACACCCAATCCGGCCAATCTTCTGGCCATCGAAGCTGATTTCGATATTCGCTTTGGGCATGTGCCTTCACAGCCGGGCGTTCGGCGTATCGCCTTTCCGCCGGAGACCATGCTGGTTCTCTGTGCGCCACAATTGCTGCAGGGTGACTCTGCGATCCGGGCTCCGATTGATATGGCCCATCAGGCTCTTATTCATTCAGAACTCAATCTGTTCAAGTGGTATGACTGGTTTAAGGCAGAAGGATTGTCCGATCTCTATGAGGAAAAGGGATTGCGCTTTGATCATTCCTACATGTCGATTGATGCTGCGATAGACGGGCAGGGGGCGATCCTTGAGAGCTATCTGCATGTTCAGACCGAATTGGAGAGAAATCAGCTCGTGGCTCCCTTTGGCCTTGCCGGATATGCAATTCAGGGGCATAGCCTGAATTTCGTTCAATCCAGAACGAGACTGCCAAAGGTGCAAGCGTTCAAAAGCTGGATCCTTACCGAATTGGGCATTGATGATGAAGACAAGTAA
- a CDS encoding LysR substrate-binding domain-containing protein, with product MMHLSSRLPLKAIVYFEAVARHRALTRASEELSVSSSAISQQIKLLENSLGIALFRRVKRKLVLTEDGERLFKATSEALAIIQRSERQISRRTRQRPLVVRVAPTFGALWLTKRLPDFIRANPEIDIRIDATSELTDFEKEQVDIEIRYGRETIDRQSSQLLIEDTVLPLCNQEVYRHFAYRDPVEVLQSTRLIQSMKSDVSWELWMAENNLNVDTIERFLQFDRSSMSIYMAQQGLGVALESTTLAREAILDGSLRPLFPLLKPIRSESYWLICPSHHLSRRPVHEFRSWLLEEVAKDKADLCALHDQIFRIHTLE from the coding sequence ATGATGCATTTGAGTTCGCGTCTTCCCCTGAAAGCCATTGTCTATTTTGAAGCCGTTGCGCGCCACCGGGCTTTGACGCGGGCGTCTGAGGAATTGTCCGTTTCTTCCTCGGCGATCAGCCAGCAGATCAAGTTGCTGGAGAATTCTCTCGGTATTGCTTTGTTTCGGCGCGTGAAGCGCAAACTGGTCTTGACGGAAGACGGGGAGCGCTTGTTCAAGGCAACCTCGGAGGCGCTCGCCATCATCCAGAGAAGCGAGCGACAGATCTCGCGCAGGACGCGTCAGAGGCCGCTTGTGGTAAGGGTGGCCCCGACCTTCGGGGCTTTATGGCTCACCAAGCGACTGCCGGATTTCATTCGCGCCAACCCCGAAATTGACATTCGCATCGATGCCACGTCAGAATTGACGGACTTTGAAAAGGAACAGGTCGATATCGAAATCCGGTATGGGCGAGAGACCATCGACCGGCAGTCATCGCAATTGCTGATCGAGGACACCGTACTGCCGCTTTGCAATCAGGAAGTCTACCGTCATTTTGCCTATCGAGACCCGGTTGAGGTGCTGCAGTCGACGCGGTTGATACAGTCGATGAAGTCCGATGTTTCCTGGGAACTATGGATGGCTGAAAATAATCTCAACGTGGACACTATCGAACGGTTTCTTCAATTTGACCGATCTTCTATGTCTATTTACATGGCACAACAGGGCCTAGGTGTCGCTCTGGAGAGCACCACGCTGGCGCGTGAAGCAATCCTTGATGGCAGCCTGCGTCCGCTCTTTCCGCTGCTCAAACCGATCCGCAGCGAGTCTTACTGGCTGATTTGTCCAAGCCATCATCTATCCCGTCGGCCCGTTCATGAATTCCGCTCGTGGCTTCTTGAAGAAGTTGCCAAGGACAAGGCTGATCTCTGCGCGTTGCACGACCAGATATTCCGCATCCATACGCTTGAATAG